One genomic region from uncultured Treponema sp. encodes:
- a CDS encoding LysR family transcriptional regulator, producing MELRILRYFLAVAREENFTKAAMSLNVSQPALSRQIAQLEAELGQTLFVRSSHCIVLTDAGLLLKRRAEEILSLEDKIRREFSEGGNEISGELAFGCGENMGMRELAEKLAEFKKLNPKVTFRIYSAIADDIKFRLDQGILDFGLMSEPVEILHYDFVRIKTVEHWGILVKSDNPLAAKSSVTPQDLTTIPLYLPWRTTMRSEVSAWLSDCAEKITVAGTYNLPGNITHLVKLQNAAAITIEKIYNYDGLTFVPFEKANPMTSVLAWKKSANLSPSAKAFVDFFKG from the coding sequence ATGGAACTTAGAATCTTGCGGTATTTTTTGGCGGTTGCGAGGGAGGAAAATTTCACGAAGGCGGCGATGTCGCTGAATGTGAGCCAGCCTGCTCTTTCGCGCCAGATTGCGCAGCTTGAGGCCGAGCTTGGGCAGACGCTTTTTGTGCGGTCGAGCCACTGCATTGTGCTTACGGACGCAGGGCTTCTTTTAAAGCGGCGGGCGGAGGAGATTCTCTCTCTTGAGGACAAAATCCGGCGGGAATTTTCCGAGGGCGGCAACGAGATTTCGGGCGAGCTTGCGTTCGGTTGCGGCGAAAATATGGGAATGAGGGAACTTGCCGAAAAACTTGCAGAATTCAAAAAACTGAACCCCAAAGTTACTTTCAGAATCTACAGCGCAATTGCCGACGACATAAAATTCCGCCTTGACCAGGGGATTTTGGACTTTGGGCTGATGAGCGAGCCGGTCGAGATTCTCCACTACGATTTTGTGCGCATAAAAACGGTTGAGCATTGGGGAATTCTTGTGAAAAGCGATAATCCTCTTGCCGCAAAAAGCTCCGTAACGCCGCAAGACTTGACCACGATTCCGCTTTATCTTCCGTGGCGCACGACAATGCGAAGCGAAGTTTCCGCATGGCTTTCAGACTGCGCCGAAAAAATCACAGTCGCCGGAACTTACAACCTGCCGGGAAACATAACGCACCTTGTAAAACTCCAGAACGCCGCCGCAATCACCATTGAAAAAATCTACAATTACGACGGGCTGACATTCGTTCCATTTGAAAAAGCCAACCCGATGACATCAGTATTAGCATGGAAAAAATCCGCAAATCTAAGCCCGAGCGCAAAGGCGTTCGTGGATTTTTTTAAGGGATGA
- a CDS encoding TrpB-like pyridoxal phosphate-dependent enzyme, with translation METKKIPYKIYLNEDEMPQQWYNMRADMKNKPAPLLNPGTLKPCTAEELEHVFCKELVKQELNETDRYIPIPQEILDFYKMYRPSPLTRAYCLEKKLGTPAKIYYKFEGNNTSGSHKLNSAIAQAFYAKEQGLKGVTTETGAGQWGTAMSMACAYLGLDCRVYQVRCSYEQKPQRREVIRTYGGHAIPSPSMETEIGKKLNAEYPGCTGSLGCAISEAVEYATKHDGYRYVLGSVLSQVLLHQSIIGMEAKAAMDKFGIKPDVIIGCAGGGSNLGGLISPFMGEKLRGEKDYQFIAVEPASCPSLTRGVFAYDFCDTGEVCPMQKMYTLGSQFMPSANHAGGLRYHGMSAIVSQLYHDGYIEARSVEQTEVFKAAELFCRSEGTLPAPESSHAIKVAIDEALKCKETGEEKTILFGLTGTGYFDMKAYEAFNNGTMSDYIPTDEEIKKSIDLIPRFPGNEF, from the coding sequence ATGGAAACAAAGAAAATCCCTTACAAAATCTACTTGAACGAAGATGAGATGCCGCAGCAGTGGTACAATATGCGTGCCGACATGAAGAACAAGCCCGCGCCGCTTTTGAATCCGGGAACGCTCAAGCCTTGCACGGCGGAAGAACTGGAGCACGTTTTCTGCAAGGAGCTTGTAAAGCAGGAGCTGAACGAAACCGACCGCTACATTCCGATTCCACAGGAAATTCTGGACTTCTACAAGATGTACCGCCCTTCGCCTTTAACAAGGGCTTACTGCCTTGAAAAGAAGCTCGGAACGCCGGCAAAAATATACTACAAGTTTGAGGGAAACAACACTTCAGGAAGCCACAAGCTAAATTCGGCAATCGCCCAGGCATTCTACGCAAAGGAGCAGGGACTCAAAGGTGTTACTACGGAAACAGGCGCGGGCCAGTGGGGAACCGCGATGTCGATGGCGTGCGCATATCTTGGCTTGGACTGCCGTGTTTATCAGGTTCGTTGCTCCTACGAACAGAAGCCTCAGCGCCGCGAGGTAATCAGAACTTACGGAGGCCATGCAATTCCTTCCCCAAGCATGGAAACTGAAATCGGAAAAAAATTGAACGCTGAATATCCGGGCTGCACAGGCTCTTTGGGCTGCGCGATTTCGGAAGCGGTTGAATACGCCACAAAGCACGACGGATACAGATACGTTTTGGGTTCGGTCTTGAGCCAGGTTCTTCTTCACCAGTCGATAATCGGAATGGAAGCAAAGGCTGCCATGGACAAGTTCGGAATCAAGCCGGATGTTATAATCGGATGCGCAGGCGGCGGCTCCAACTTAGGCGGACTTATAAGCCCGTTCATGGGAGAAAAGCTTCGCGGCGAAAAGGACTACCAGTTCATCGCGGTTGAGCCTGCATCCTGCCCAAGCCTTACACGCGGAGTGTTCGCCTACGACTTCTGCGACACAGGCGAGGTTTGCCCAATGCAGAAAATGTACACGCTCGGCTCACAGTTCATGCCAAGCGCGAACCATGCCGGAGGACTTCGCTACCACGGAATGAGCGCAATCGTAAGCCAGCTCTACCACGACGGCTACATCGAGGCAAGAAGCGTTGAACAGACGGAAGTTTTCAAGGCGGCTGAACTTTTCTGCCGTTCGGAAGGAACTTTGCCAGCTCCAGAATCAAGCCACGCAATCAAAGTTGCAATCGACGAGGCCCTCAAATGCAAGGAAACCGGAGAAGAAAAGACAATCCTTTTCGGACTTACTGGAACCGGCTACTTCGACATGAAAGCCTACGAAGCGTTCAACAACGGCACGATGAGCGACTATATTCCGACCGACGAGGAAATCAAAAAGTCAATTGATTTGATTCCGCGCTTCCCGGGAAACGAATTCTAG
- a CDS encoding TetR family transcriptional regulator translates to MQNYIRARSDDQKEERLNQIKEAADSLFAQMPYTEITLTTIADRLTWSRANLYKYVTTKEEIFLEISAQKMSAYFNALNSAFPEGNKFSPEVAAEVWAGILNANQDYLRYVSYLNPIIETNVTVDRLASFKKKYYEFAYVFRDKLSAMLALSADEAYKLQLDTLMFAASTAVSCYKNPLIKEALKKIGITPPKMDFYEDMRDFVLMRIKWSVEKRTV, encoded by the coding sequence ATGCAGAATTACATACGCGCGCGGAGCGATGACCAGAAAGAAGAAAGGCTAAACCAGATAAAGGAAGCAGCGGACTCGCTTTTTGCGCAGATGCCGTACACCGAAATCACGCTCACGACGATTGCCGACAGGCTAACCTGGTCGCGCGCGAATCTTTACAAATACGTTACGACAAAGGAAGAGATTTTCCTTGAGATTTCCGCGCAGAAAATGTCGGCATATTTCAACGCACTAAATTCAGCATTTCCGGAAGGCAACAAGTTTTCCCCGGAAGTGGCTGCGGAAGTCTGGGCCGGAATCCTAAACGCGAATCAGGACTACCTGCGCTATGTTTCCTACCTGAACCCGATTATCGAAACGAACGTGACGGTTGACCGCCTCGCCTCATTCAAGAAAAAATACTATGAATTTGCCTACGTTTTCCGCGACAAGCTTTCCGCAATGCTCGCGCTTTCCGCCGACGAAGCATACAAGCTCCAGCTGGACACTCTGATGTTCGCCGCCTCAACCGCCGTAAGCTGCTACAAAAACCCGCTGATAAAAGAGGCTCTCAAAAAAATCGGCATAACTCCGCCCAAAATGGACTTCTACGAGGATATGCGCGACTTTGTCCTGATGAGAATCAAGTGGAGCGTTGAAAAACGGACAGTCTGA
- a CDS encoding DNA methyltransferase produces MKEKERAANNRTLTLEPQEIAELKKRLLTESNISAETDIVNCTLNGDILKMLEFVPDDFADLIIIDPPYNLSKNFNGMKFSSRSQENYDEYLATWFPQVCKKLKPNGSLYMCGDWKCTSSLQRALEKELTVLNRITWQREKGRGAKSNWKNGMEDIWFAVKNPDGYYFDVEAVKMKRKVLAPYKADGKPKDWNEETDGKFRITYPSNFWDDISVPFWSMPENTDHPTQKPEKLYAKLILASSRPGDIVFDPFLGSGTASVVAKKLGRRFCGIEQNEEYCLWAEKRLALAETDKSIQGYRGGVFWERNSGLWQGK; encoded by the coding sequence ATGAAAGAAAAAGAACGCGCGGCGAACAACAGGACACTGACGCTTGAGCCGCAGGAGATTGCGGAACTAAAAAAACGCCTGCTTACCGAATCGAATATTTCTGCGGAAACGGACATTGTGAACTGCACATTGAACGGCGATATTCTGAAGATGCTTGAATTCGTGCCGGACGATTTTGCTGATTTGATTATAATTGATCCGCCGTACAATCTTTCCAAGAATTTCAACGGAATGAAATTCTCATCGCGCTCTCAAGAAAATTACGACGAATATCTTGCGACTTGGTTTCCGCAAGTTTGCAAAAAACTGAAACCCAATGGATCTCTTTATATGTGCGGCGACTGGAAATGCACTTCCTCTCTTCAGCGTGCGCTTGAAAAGGAACTTACAGTTCTGAACCGGATTACCTGGCAGCGCGAGAAAGGACGCGGCGCAAAATCAAACTGGAAGAACGGAATGGAAGACATCTGGTTTGCCGTAAAAAATCCGGACGGCTATTATTTTGATGTTGAAGCCGTAAAGATGAAGCGGAAAGTTCTTGCGCCGTACAAGGCTGACGGAAAGCCGAAGGACTGGAACGAGGAGACGGACGGAAAATTCCGCATTACATATCCTTCAAACTTTTGGGATGACATTTCCGTTCCGTTTTGGTCAATGCCCGAAAACACCGACCATCCGACGCAAAAGCCTGAAAAACTTTACGCAAAGCTGATTCTTGCAAGCTCCCGTCCCGGCGACATTGTTTTTGACCCTTTCTTGGGAAGCGGAACCGCAAGCGTCGTGGCAAAAAAACTCGGCCGGCGTTTCTGCGGAATCGAGCAGAACGAGGAATACTGCCTTTGGGCGGAAAAACGCCTTGCCCTAGCGGAAACCGACAAGTCAATCCAAGGCTACAGAGGCGGTGTCTTCTGGGAACGAAATTCCGGACTGTGGCAGGGAAAGTAG
- a CDS encoding leucine-rich repeat protein: MLALSLALPFTSCSDGSSGGSDDEKATYTVTFDANGGTGTMNPQIFTYGEPQKLSPNKFTTDGKDFLGWAKTSGGNIAYDDNSEYTIGAADVTLYAVWGKFVTADNAATVIAGLEAGTRTNLNIYTVKITDKTLTAEQQKEIGTAIKTVANKSNYYVFFSLDLSATELTEIPEGAFSYCRLRGLILPDSLETIGIGAFGYNNFEEIVIPGNVKSIEDGGFEYCSNLKTITLPASLTSIGASAFADTVLKTVNYKGTQAQWAKIKIDDYNDKLTGLNNVTRATIKCSDGTL; this comes from the coding sequence ATTCTTGCTCTTAGCCTCGCGCTTCCGTTCACTTCATGTTCCGACGGTTCAAGCGGCGGCTCGGATGATGAAAAAGCAACCTACACCGTAACCTTTGACGCGAACGGCGGAACTGGCACAATGAATCCGCAGATTTTTACTTACGGTGAGCCTCAAAAACTTTCACCAAATAAATTCACAACGGACGGAAAGGACTTTCTTGGCTGGGCAAAAACTTCCGGCGGAAACATAGCCTACGATGACAATTCCGAGTATACAATCGGCGCGGCGGACGTTACGCTCTATGCCGTGTGGGGAAAATTCGTAACTGCAGATAATGCAGCAACTGTAATTGCCGGACTGGAGGCTGGAACTAGGACAAATCTGAATATTTACACAGTAAAAATTACAGACAAAACATTGACTGCGGAACAACAGAAAGAAATAGGAACAGCGATAAAAACAGTAGCAAATAAAAGTAACTATTATGTATTCTTCAGCCTTGACCTTTCCGCAACTGAACTTACAGAAATTCCAGAAGGAGCTTTTTCTTACTGTAGGCTAAGAGGTTTAATTCTGCCGGATTCTTTGGAAACAATCGGGATAGGTGCTTTTGGGTACAATAACTTTGAAGAAATTGTAATTCCTGGCAATGTAAAAAGTATTGAAGATGGTGGTTTTGAGTATTGTTCAAATCTTAAAACAATAACGCTTCCTGCAAGCCTGACTTCCATCGGTGCTTCCGCATTTGCAGACACCGTGCTAAAAACCGTAAACTACAAAGGCACACAAGCTCAGTGGGCAAAAATAAAAATTGATGATTATAATGATAAACTCACCGGACTCAACAATGTTACTAGGGCAACAATCAAGTGTTCCGACGGCACGTTATAA
- a CDS encoding DUF2130 domain-containing protein, with protein sequence MNIKCPNCGQLIALEQNVYDSIANDVRNEQFEIELEKRAASLSKEKESAVQLAVSKAQNEKEKEIASLEAKLSKLSAEFEAEKQKSRSEFQAALAEKNQQITKISAELGAAKEKSQSELKIALASKEQEIALLNEKISSGKRDSEIAVKSAVQDKEKEIIQLKSDLAVMENKSKSEVSSIKEQFSAQLKAKDEEIAFYKDFKAKESTKRIGEDLEQFCLTEFNKNRALGFQNSYFEKDNKVSRASGSKGDFIFRESSSDGVEFISIMFEMKNQADETATKHKNEDFLKELDKDRNEKGCEYAVLVSMLESDNDYYNMGIVDVSYKYPKMYVIRPQFFIPVITFLRNAAMNTLESKRELRRIQEQNMDITHFEEDLNRFKDGFSRNYDLASRKFMSAVDQIDKAISNLQKMKEDLLSSENNYRLANNKLEDLTVKKLVKNNPTMKQKFDELKGE encoded by the coding sequence ATGAATATAAAGTGTCCTAACTGCGGGCAGCTGATTGCGCTGGAGCAGAATGTTTATGATTCGATTGCGAACGATGTGCGGAACGAGCAGTTTGAAATTGAGCTTGAAAAGCGCGCGGCGTCCTTGAGCAAGGAAAAGGAATCGGCGGTTCAGCTTGCGGTCTCAAAGGCGCAGAATGAGAAGGAAAAGGAAATTGCGTCTTTGGAGGCAAAACTTTCAAAACTGTCGGCGGAATTCGAGGCGGAAAAGCAGAAGTCAAGGTCGGAATTTCAGGCTGCGCTGGCGGAAAAAAATCAGCAGATTACGAAAATTTCAGCGGAGCTTGGAGCGGCAAAGGAAAAGTCGCAGTCGGAGCTGAAAATTGCGCTTGCCTCAAAGGAACAGGAAATCGCGCTTTTGAATGAAAAGATTAGTTCCGGCAAACGTGATTCCGAAATTGCAGTGAAATCCGCAGTTCAGGACAAGGAAAAGGAAATCATTCAGCTTAAAAGCGACCTTGCGGTTATGGAAAACAAGTCGAAAAGCGAAGTTTCTTCTATAAAAGAGCAGTTTTCGGCGCAGCTCAAGGCAAAGGACGAGGAAATTGCGTTCTACAAGGACTTCAAGGCGAAGGAATCGACCAAGAGAATCGGCGAGGACTTGGAGCAGTTCTGCCTTACGGAGTTCAACAAGAACCGCGCGCTTGGTTTTCAGAATTCGTATTTTGAAAAGGACAACAAGGTTTCGCGTGCTTCGGGCAGCAAGGGCGACTTTATTTTTAGGGAATCGAGCAGCGACGGCGTGGAATTCATTTCAATTATGTTTGAGATGAAAAATCAGGCTGACGAAACGGCGACCAAGCACAAGAACGAGGATTTTCTGAAGGAGCTGGACAAGGACAGGAACGAGAAGGGCTGCGAGTATGCGGTTCTGGTTTCCATGCTTGAAAGCGATAACGACTACTATAACATGGGAATCGTGGACGTTTCGTACAAGTATCCGAAGATGTACGTGATTCGCCCGCAGTTTTTTATTCCGGTGATTACCTTTCTGCGGAACGCCGCCATGAACACTCTTGAGTCAAAGCGCGAGCTTAGGCGGATTCAAGAGCAGAACATGGACATCACGCATTTTGAGGAGGACTTGAACCGCTTTAAGGACGGATTCAGCCGGAACTACGATTTGGCGAGCCGAAAATTCATGAGCGCGGTCGATCAGATTGACAAGGCGATTTCAAACCTGCAGAAGATGAAGGAGGATTTGCTTAGCTCCGAGAACAACTACCGCCTTGCGAACAACAAACTCGAAGATTTGACCGTGAAAAAACTTGTGAAAAATAATCCCACGATGAAGCAGAAGTTCGACGAACTGAAAGGGGAATGA